Proteins encoded in a region of the Natator depressus isolate rNatDep1 chromosome 23, rNatDep2.hap1, whole genome shotgun sequence genome:
- the LOC141976460 gene encoding LOW QUALITY PROTEIN: olfactory receptor 1B1-like (The sequence of the model RefSeq protein was modified relative to this genomic sequence to represent the inferred CDS: inserted 2 bases in 2 codons; deleted 1 base in 1 codon), whose amino-acid sequence MGCENGSEISEFILLGLSSRPGPQPFLALLFLPLYVAGVLGNSLMVALTMADPRFHSPMYSLLRSLSLVDVGLLSVTVPQAPAHALSGCRAGPFRACLAQFFFFYLFGIXLVATALDLYVAIGDPLRYPAVMSPRVCRRLVASCLGLAVLHTALHAGLLLRRSHRGGNRLPHVFRHHQPLLRLSCSPTRVNEAAIFFDCGLVILGPFLFIXGSHLTTVALFYGAIVGVYFQPGASYSAPRGAVFSVTSTVVTPAANPFVYSLHNKDIQGL is encoded by the exons ATGGGTTGTGAGAACGGCAGCGAAATCTCCGAGTTCATCCTGCTGGGCCTGTCGTCCCGCCCGGGCCCTCAGCCCTTCCTcgccctcctcttcctcccgcTCTACGTGGCCGGCGTTCTGGGCAACTCCCTGATGGTGGCTCTCACCATGGCGGACCCCCGCTTCCACAGCCCCATGTACTCCCTCCTCCGTAGCCTGTCGCTGGTGGATGTGGGCCTGCTCTCGGTCACCGTGCCCCAGGCGCCAGCCCACGCCCTCTCCGGCTGCCGGGCTGGGCCCTTCCGCGCCTGCCTGGCCCAGTTCTTCTTCTTCTACCTCTTCGGCA TCTTGGTGGCCACGGCCCTGGACCTCTACGTGGCCATCGGCGACCCG CTGCGCTACCCGGCCGTGATGAGCCCCCGGGTCTGCCGGCGCCTGGTGGCCTCCTGCCTCGGCCTGGCCGTCCTCCACACCGCCCTCCACGCCGGGCTGCTGCTGAGACGCAGCCACCGCGGCGGGAACCGGCTGCCCCACGTCTTCCGCCACCACCAGCCCCTGCTGCGCCTCTCCTGCTCCCCGACGCGGGTCAACGAGGCGGCCATCTTCTTCGACTGCGGCCTGGTCATCCTGGGACCCTTCCTCTTCA ACGGCTCCCACCTCACCACAGTGGCTTTGTTCTACGGGGCCATCGTCGGGGTCTACTTCCAGCCCGGGGCCAGCTACTCGGCCCCCCGAGGGGCCGTCTTCTCCGTCACGTCCACCGTCGTCACCCCGGCCGCCAACCCCTTCGTCTACAGCCTCCACAACAAGGACATCCAGGGGCTCTGA